A window of Sedimentibacter sp. MB31-C6 genomic DNA:
ATTCAAAGAATGGTAATGAATACTACTCTATTTCAGATGCAGGTAAAGCAGTTCTAGAAATGTTTGGAGACAAACTACCAGAATATTTTATAGAAGATGTAAATTTAAATTATTCACATTTGAAAAAAGAAATAAAAAAGCAAAGAGAATTACTTGGTCACTATTATAAAAGAAAAGACGACGAATATATTGTATCTCTTCAAGTTACTGAAAACGAATCCGTAATATTTAATCTCAGTATAAATGTTCCCACAGAAAATTTAGCAAAAAATATCTGTAAAAAATGGGATTCAAATCCTGAAGAAATTTTCGGTAAAATAATAAATACGTTGACTTCAGATTCACTTATATAATTAAAAAACCCCACTAGTGGGGTTTTTTAATTATTTATTTAGATAAGCCTATTTGAACTAAAAATTGTTTTGCTACATCATAAGGATCTTGTCCCTCAACATCTACTAAGTAATTTAACTCTGTCATTGTTTCATTATTGATTTTATCTGATAAACTATTTAACACTTCTTGTAGATTAGGTGCAGTTTCTTCATATTCTTCAAAAAGAGTGTCTCTAATTTGGTATGCTCCATAATATTGTGGGAAGAAAGACTTATCATCTTCCAAAACAATTAAATTAGATTTTTTTATTAATCCATCCGTTGAGTAAGCCATGGTAACATCAATATTATTATTATCCATAGCTGCATATTTAAGACCTATATCTATAGACTTACTATCTGCCCATTCAATTCCATACTTTTCATTAAATGGTTCAAAACGCATTGAAGCTTCCTCATCAAAAAATTCATGTTCTGCTCCAAATATCAAATCCTTTGTATATGGTACTAAATCGCTAATTGTAACAATATTATTTTTTTCTGCAAATTCTCTTCTAACTGCTATAGCATAAG
This region includes:
- a CDS encoding glycine betaine ABC transporter substrate-binding protein gives rise to the protein MKKNISLLLITILLIVTVVACSNGGDENTEIVLLSGHFSEIEILMQMAGILIEENTDLDVKFHDSMQTVSGANANQSKEVDLFVSYDGTHLTTLLGLDTVDVPEGEELFDWVKKKGSEELGLTLTDKFGFENTYAIAVRREFAEKNNIVTISDLVPYTKDLIFGAEHEFFDEEASMRFEPFNEKYGIEWADSKSIDIGLKYAAMDNNNIDVTMAYSTDGLIKKSNLIVLEDDKSFFPQYYGAYQIRDTLFEEYEETAPNLQEVLNSLSDKINNETMTELNYLVDVEGQDPYDVAKQFLVQIGLSK
- a CDS encoding DUF4364 family protein; protein product: MGNGKIAQDKLKLLYIIDYINLPLTNNELTNYTLEHNNMDYFTLQLMLSDLCDSKFIELYSKNGNEYYSISDAGKAVLEMFGDKLPEYFIEDVNLNYSHLKKEIKKQRELLGHYYKRKDDEYIVSLQVTENESVIFNLSINVPTENLAKNICKKWDSNPEEIFGKIINTLTSDSLI